The segment GGCTATCGCTTCGACTTCGGCAGCCGCACCACCTCCAGCCTCGAACGCGGCATCGAGCTCGCCGAAGGCGCGCAGCGCTCGCAGCGCGGCGCCTGGACCGCGCTCAGCTACACGATCGACCGGGCGGACGCCCCCACCAGCCTGTCCTTCGGCGTGCGGGCCCAGGCCTTCCGGCTCACGGACGACGACCGGCTCGCGCTGGGCGCGACCGGCCGAACCGACAACCGACTCGTCTTCACCACATCCCTCCGGTTCCGCTGATGGCCGTCCTTATCGCCGATCGCCGCATGACCCGCCTACCGTCCCCGGTCGCGCGCGGCTATGAGGTTGGCTCGACAGCGCCGAACGAGACGAATCGCATGACCGGGGACGGCCTCGAAGCCATCTTCATGACCCATCGCCCGATGCTCTCGCGCTTCTTCGCGGCGCGCGGCGCGGGCGCGGACGTCGAGGACCTGCTGCAGGAACTGTGGCTCAAGGCGCGGTCGGCGCAGACCGGGCCGATCGCCGATCCCGCCTCCTACCTGTTCCGCATGGCTGACAACCTGCTGCTCGACCGCCGCCGCGCCGACCTGCGTCGCAGCCGCCGCGACGACCAGTGGACCGGCATGACGCGCGGCAGCGTCGTCGACGTCTCCGACACGCCGTCGGCCGAACAGGTGCTGATCGC is part of the Rhizorhabdus wittichii RW1 genome and harbors:
- a CDS encoding RNA polymerase, sigma-24 subunit, ECF subfamily (TIGRFAM: RNA polymerase sigma-70~PFAM: sigma-70 region 2 domain protein; sigma-70 region 4 domain protein; Sigma-70, region 4 type 2); its protein translation is MAVLIADRRMTRLPSPVARGYEVGSTAPNETNRMTGDGLEAIFMTHRPMLSRFFAARGAGADVEDLLQELWLKARSAQTGPIADPASYLFRMADNLLLDRRRADLRRSRRDDQWTGMTRGSVVDVSDTPSAEQVLIARERLRIVDRAIDALGERTAAIFRSYRIDGLNQRDIAARIGISLSAVEKHLQKAYRALVEVRGRLDADSPAPRRLDVEGTNDVAD